The Monomorium pharaonis isolate MP-MQ-018 chromosome 5, ASM1337386v2, whole genome shotgun sequence genome segment TAGAACTTTGTGCATTATACATGTCTTTTAATTCTGTTCTTATTAACACTTGAGATTCCTTGGTTTTTATCGGTTTGTCGCTTTCTTGCAATAGCTTTTGCAGCATGTATTGTGAAGAAATAGTCTCGTTGTCTATTGTCAGTCCATAGATTTTTCGTAATACATGCTGTcgaagtataaatatattgtttgttaCAAATCCTGTAGTAtctgaaaaatttgtaataaaatagttatattagACTTTTCTTTTCCATACAGTATATAACAGAAACATTAACACTTTAGAACGACTTACGAAAgtgtttaactttcaaattaaatgatgtgtgtgtgtgtgtgtgtgtgtgtgttgtgtgcgcgcgtacagctcaaaatttttatatttattttagaattaattgaTTCCTGACATTAAACTTACcattaaatttactatttgaCATAGTCAGATACGATAGAATGATAGCACCTATTATAGATTGTTGTACAAAGTTCTGATAAAACTGACGATTTTGTATACGGCCTACATCACCACCAATCTCTTGCATTATGTACAGATCAGCCTTTGGTAATTTTCTAGCAACTGGTATTacctaaagaaaaaaagataaagttataaaatacttatccTGTATGATTGACAGCAACTAAGATttttaaggatgtatcggactgaagttcaaaatggtacaaagttgctaaaaatttgtgaaattgttcttttagtttccctaatgtactccaaaaaattaaaaacgcatccactaaacggttgctgagttataactattttaattttcactgatATTACATgatatccttttctatcttatggaaaaagacgatcttgacggatgaaacagctaaaaaatatagaagaaatagtaccaatgttttaaatttttttgtacacctattatatgaatagatgaaaatatctgccaagtttcaattatcTTCACTAtaccattttaaaaaaataaaatataatttgagataattgtgcattttcactgtcaaaagtttaaactcataagtgaaaaaaatcgcaaatgaaaaatatctttgtaagagtaaaaataagactccatcctatcgttcaagtttcttatatctagatttactatgcgttagacatagatatttaagtatttcaaatttcatgcacttttgtctaagattgtatgtccgatacaCCCTTAAACTTATtctactaaataaaaaaaaatctttaatgcTTCAATATTTACTGTTTGGAGTAAAgaatgaatattttcttttttttgccaCTGTAAGGATTTACAGTTCCACAATAACACCTCGCAATCGCGATTTAATAATGACCAACTTATCATTCCATATCCTATGTGTATGCCTAATACTGTGTTAATATCCTGCaacacataaataaaatatggaattgatcgaaaaaaagaaagtaggaaaagttacatttttaaaaataatttttaatcaaataattaagaaatattttatttctagtaCCTAcctttaaattacttttggTATTTTGTGGTGTTACAACTAAGCCTCGTATAATCTTTTTAGGTGTTGCTCTTTTCTTGCCACATagaattgatttataaaagttatatacatatttgttattcatattctttacttttaaCAAATCGTGCAGCGATTCAAATGGGCCATTATTTGCACGGTACAATTCTAATATTTCTGCACGTTTTTTTGTAATAGAATACCTTTGCAAAAAATCTAACACTAATATATgtatgaacaaaaaattataatacattacgCATACAagttcagaaaattttcttatgcAAGTAGTTAACTTACTGTAATAGATCCTTCGTAGTTTGACTATTTATTACTTGGAGTATTTTCTCCTTATCTTCTGGAGAGAGAAGATTCAAATCGAAAGCATTGGTGCACATGGtactcactttaaaaatagTTGTATTTTGTGCCCAATACTTATAGATCTATAAAttgagaattttataaaaagaaaaattaaaaattttttaatttatacatgagATATTATTGTAAACAATCTCTTacatatctattatttaaaaattaaaacctctACAACTGCAAAGAacctataatataaaaaagcttACCTGTCCTctctgattttttataattgtattaaaaaatcttgtcAGCATCATGTTCCACATTTTGTATTAGATCACtgacataaaatatgatacaGTTGATCGTTAATCATCtctcattaatatatattcaattggAGTCTCCAgcatgtatttaaataaatatattattctatgCACGTGTTAGTTTGTAGTTGCCTTTAGTTGTACGTTTTCTGCACATGAAATGAAACAGATATATAAAAGGcattagagagagaaagaaaaaagataaaaagtacaTAAAGTTCAGCTATAAAGAGCACAAATCATTAAACCAATTAAACCATCAATCT includes the following:
- the LOC105838311 gene encoding transcription elongation factor, mitochondrial isoform X1, with the protein product MWNMMLTRFFNTIIKNQRGQIYKYWAQNTTIFKVSTMCTNAFDLNLLSPEDKEKILQVINSQTTKDLLQYSITKKRAEILELYRANNGPFESLHDLLKVKNMNNKYVYNFYKSILCGKKRATPKKIIRGLVVTPQNTKSNLKDINTVLGIHIGYGMISWSLLNRDCEVLLWNCKSLQWQKKENIHSLLQTVIPVARKLPKADLYIMQEIGGDVGRIQNRQFYQNFVQQSIIGAIILSYLTMSNSKFNDTTGFVTNNIFILRQHVLRKIYGLTIDNETISSQYMLQKLLQESDKPIKTKESQVLIRTELKDMYNAQSSIDQEQIGWSLLIALAFMELIVHKRTDMILRDVLQR
- the LOC105838311 gene encoding transcription elongation factor, mitochondrial isoform X3, which encodes MLDFLQRYSITKKRAEILELYRANNGPFESLHDLLKVKNMNNKYVYNFYKSILCGKKRATPKKIIRGLVVTPQNTKSNLKDINTVLGIHIGYGMISWSLLNRDCEVLLWNCKSLQWQKKENIHSLLQTVIPVARKLPKADLYIMQEIGGDVGRIQNRQFYQNFVQQSIIGAIILSYLTMSNSKFNDTTGFVTNNIFILRQHVLRKIYGLTIDNETISSQYMLQKLLQESDKPIKTKESQVLIRTELKDMYNAQSSIDQEQIGWSLLIALAFMELIVHKRTDMILRDVLQR
- the LOC105838311 gene encoding transcription elongation factor, mitochondrial isoform X2, yielding MWNMMLTRFFNTIIKNQRGQIYKYWAQNTTIFKVSTMCTNAFDLNLLSPEDKEKILQVINSQTTKDLLQYSITKKRAEILELYRANNGPFESLHDLLKVKNMNNKYVYNFYKSILCGKKRATPKKIIRGLVVTPQNTKSNLKDINTVLGIHIGYGMISWSLLNRDCEVLLWNCKSLQWQKKENIHSLLQTVIPVARKLPKADLYIMQEIGGDVGRIQNRQFYQNFVQQSIIGAIILSYLTMSNSKFNDTTGFVTNNIFILRQHVLRKIYGLTIDNETISSQYMLQKLLQESDKPIKTKESQVLIRTELKDMYNAQSSIDQEQIEKLNSKPAFL